In Odontesthes bonariensis isolate fOdoBon6 chromosome 9, fOdoBon6.hap1, whole genome shotgun sequence, the following proteins share a genomic window:
- the LOC142388880 gene encoding EH domain-containing protein 2-like, with the protein MSFRRFRSTPKTLGDVNVVTEELKNLYYKRLLPIERHYSFHHFHSPSYEDADFDNKPMVLVMGQYSTGKTTFIRYLIEQDFAGSRVGPEPTTDCFTALMYGEDEQTIPGNALTMDPKKPFRNLDPFGNSFLNRFQCVQMPNQLLESISIIDTPGILTAAKRKLSRGYDFPTVLRWFAERVDRIILLFDAHKLEFSDELTRAFGALCGHEDKLRVVLNKADRVDSQQLVRVYGSLMWSLGKVFRTPEILRVYIGSFWSEPRQMCDHYHLIELEEEDLLADIRNLPRNAAVRKLNDLVKRARLVRAHAHIISYLKQEMPTIFCKESKKHNLIYELPLIFTKIQQQHRVPAGDFPDCTKMQEKLLGQDFSKFKTLKSSLMASLDKLLTNDIANLVPLLQQQEQMKKSLPSVLDGEFLGTFRREQFREDPFKDIPKDEESSDAEFDEWIVEKYKPKYDEIFNNLSPHDGKLSGPKVKKWMTSTLLPNSVLAHIWRLSDVDGDGMLDNDEFALAVHLIEGKLEGYWLPKELPSHLVPPSKRLSTASDASE; encoded by the exons ATGTCCTTTCGGAGGTTTAGGAGCACCCCTAAAACATTGGGGGACGTCAACGTGGTGACTGAGGAGCTGAAAAATCTTTATTACAAGAGGTTGCTGCCAATTGAAAGACACTATTCTTTCCATCACTTTCATTCACCGAGCTATGAGGATGCAGATTTTGACAACAAACCAATGGTGTTGGTGATGGGTCAGTACTCAACAGGAAAGACGACTTTTATCCG GTATCTCATAGAGCAAGATTTTGCTGGCAGCAGAGTGGGACCGGAGCCAACCACCGATTGCTTCACTGCCCTCATGTATGGAGAGGATGAACAAACCATACCCGGGAATGCCCTTACAATGGATCCAAAAAAGCCCTTTCGCAACTTAGACCCTTTTGGGAATTCATTTCTGAACAG GTTTCAATGTGTCCAGATGCCAAATCAACTTCTTGAGAGTATCAGTATAATCGACACCCCAGGCATCTTAACTGCTGCTAAAAGAAAACTAAGTCGAG GCTACGACTTTCCAACAGTGCTGCGCTGGTTTGCAGAGCGTGTGGATCGGATCATCCTGCTGTTTGATGCACATAAACTGGAGTTCTCCGATGAGCTCACCCGGGCCTTTGGGGCTCTGTGCGGCCATGAGGACAAGTTGCGTGTGGTTCTCAACAAAGCTGACAGGGTGGACTCTCAGCAGCTCGTGAGGGTGTATGGCTCCCTCATGTGGTCACTGGGGAAAGTATTTCGAACCCCTGAGATCCTGCGGGTCTACATCGGATCGTTCTGGTCAGAGCCGAGGCAGATGTGTGACCACTACCACCTGAtagagctggaggaggaggatctGCTGGCTGACATAAGAAACCTGCCTCGCAATGCTGCAGTGCGCAAGCTAAATGATCTGGTGAAGAGGGCACGCTTAGTGAGG GCTCATGCACACATTATCAGCTATCTAAAGCAGGAGATGCCAACAATTTTTTGCAAAGAAAGCAAGAAGCACAATCTGATCTACGAGCTTCCTTTAATTTTTACCAAGATCCAACAACAACACCGAGTCCCTGCTGGTGACTTCCCTGACTGCACCAAGATGCAG GAAAAACTTTTGGGTCAAGACTTCTCAAAGTTCAAGACACTGAAGTCAAGTCTAATGGCCTCCTTGGATAAATTGCTAACCAACGACATAGCCAACCTGGTCCCCTTGCTCCAACAACAAGAACAGATGAAGAAATCTCTGCCCAGCGTCTTGGATGGAGAATTTTTGGGAACATTCAGACGTGAGCAATTCCGCGAAGATCCCTTCAAGGACATCCCgaaagatgaagaaagcagCGATGCAGAATTTGATGAGTGGATTGTGGAGAAATATAAGCCTAAATACGATGAGATTTTCAACAACCTAAGTCCACATGATGGTAAACTCAGCGGCCCCAaggtcaaaaagtggatgacaTCCACTCTGTTGCCCAATTCTGTGCTTGCTCATATCTGGAGGCTGTCTGATGTAGATGGGGACGGTATGCTGGACAATGACGAGTTCGCTTTGGCGGTCCACCTTATTGAAGGAAAACTGGAGGGCTACTGGCTACCAAAAGAGCTCCCCTCTCACCTGGTGCCACCATCCAAACGGTTAAGTACAGCGAGCGATGCATCGGAGTAA